The following are encoded together in the Pseudoalteromonas shioyasakiensis genome:
- a CDS encoding acyltransferase encodes MSMIRCVFSFIFYTLNTLFWFVPIFICGVIKLIPIKPLQKVMSWIAKQCATMWVSCNSINQNIFASYKLYVTGLEQLKAKDWYLVIANHQSWVDIVVMQRVFNRRIPFLNFFLKKELIYVPFLGLSWWALDFPFMTRTSKAQLKKNPKLRGKDLETTRKACEKFKEMPVSIVNFVEGTRFTPQKHSRQNSPFEHLLKPKAGGVAFVMQAMGEQISKVVNVTIHYPGGIPSFVDFASGRVKEVEVRVEVMEVSPNLIGDYTADAEFRVNFQAELNRIWNEKNQQLAELEAKTQ; translated from the coding sequence ATGTCCATGATCCGTTGTGTGTTCAGTTTTATATTTTACACCCTCAATACACTTTTTTGGTTTGTGCCCATCTTTATTTGTGGCGTGATTAAACTGATCCCAATTAAGCCTCTACAAAAAGTAATGAGTTGGATAGCTAAGCAATGCGCCACTATGTGGGTGAGTTGTAACAGCATCAACCAAAACATTTTTGCTTCATATAAGCTGTACGTGACAGGTCTTGAGCAACTAAAAGCGAAAGACTGGTACTTGGTGATCGCAAATCATCAAAGCTGGGTAGATATCGTTGTTATGCAACGCGTGTTCAATCGCCGCATACCGTTTTTAAACTTTTTCTTGAAAAAAGAACTGATCTATGTTCCTTTTTTAGGTCTTTCTTGGTGGGCATTGGATTTCCCATTTATGACTCGCACGAGTAAAGCTCAGTTAAAGAAAAACCCTAAATTGCGTGGTAAAGACTTAGAAACAACGCGTAAAGCCTGCGAAAAGTTCAAAGAAATGCCAGTAAGTATCGTTAACTTTGTTGAAGGTACGCGTTTTACACCGCAAAAGCACTCGCGCCAAAACAGTCCTTTTGAGCACTTATTAAAGCCAAAAGCGGGTGGTGTTGCGTTTGTTATGCAAGCAATGGGTGAACAAATTTCTAAAGTGGTTAATGTCACTATTCATTACCCTGGTGGAATTCCTAGTTTTGTGGACTTTGCCAGTGGTCGTGTAAAAGAAGTCGAAGTGCGAGTAGAAGTGATGGAAGTAAGCCCTAATTTAATCGGTGATTACACAGCTGATGCTGAGTTTAGAGTTAACTTTCAAGCTGAATTAAACCGCATTTGGAATGAAAAAAATCAGCAGCTAGCTGAGTTAGAAGCAAAAACGCAGTAG